Genomic DNA from Larus michahellis chromosome 3, bLarMic1.1, whole genome shotgun sequence:
GTGCCACAGCTGTCTGCTGTTCACTGAATGCTGCATATTTCATCGTTTCCTCTTCCATTCTCACAGTTCAGTTTGTTTGCCTTCACTTAAAGAATAATATTTGtaggtaaaataaagaaataaatgcccTTTAGCCCAGAAGCTCTAGCTTAAGCATACTTGAGACCAACACTTTTCATTAATATTCCGATGAtctattttaaaggagaaattccGAATAAAAACTGTAACTAAAGGAACGGGGTCTGTTATTTGTAGTTACTGaaatttctttcccatttctctgctCCCATCTTTCTGGAAGGCAAATCCACATAATTATGATGCATGGTTTGACTACCTGAGGTTAGTTGAAAGTGACACAGATGCTGAGACTGTCCGAGAAGTGTATGAAAGAGCCATTGCCAACGTTCCCCCAATTCAAGAGAAAAGACACTGGAAAAGATACATCTATCTTTGGATTAACTATGCGTTATATGAAGAGCTGGAGGCAAAGGCAAGTAGTAAGGACTCGGGTTTTATTCCTTCCCAGGTATTTTCCTTATATTAAATAGCTACcgatattttaataagaaaaccgAGAACTAAAAAAACTATGTTCTTACTTGTTTTGTGTAACTAGCTACAGGATTTGCAATTTAAATATGTGGggtttccccttcctttttctctcccgtGCATAGgggaacaaaatatttcagtttcaccCCAATTCATTCGGCAACACGTTGATAATAAAAGCAGAAGGAGGTCTTTTCTACCCCATCTGAATTGCCTGTTCCGGGCTGTTACTTGAACTTGTGAAATAGTTTTAGATTTAACAAAACTATTTGTGAAGTTGTTCTGTGAAGCAGTCAAATTCTTGCTGTAGTGGCCTTTTGAGGCTGTGTATTTCTTCTGTTATCAGTCATGTAACATTacagctgttctttatttcataaaattttaGTGCAGTATACCTATTCAGggtcttttaaaggaaaaaaaagacttcccCAGCCCCAGTGGGGACACTCTTGATTTTATTGTCTAATTCTTAGTGTTGAATGTTGTTTTCAAAAGACTACTCTTACTGATTCTCAGAAATTACCATCTTTGAATTGTGCACACTAAGTAGATAAGTAGTTTTATATCTTAAGCATACATGATTTTAAAGAACTTGCACAAACAATCATTGCACAAATCAAAATCTAGTGTAATCTTAGTAGTgaacaaagtatttcattttgcCGCTTCTTACAGGACGGAGAACGAACCAGACAAGTGTATCAGGCTTGTATCGAGCTCATTCCCCACAAGAAGGTATGGCTCCTCCAGCAGTTTGTATTGAGTCTTGAATTAAAATTCCCAAGATAGGATCCTTTAGTTTTCTTTCCCCAACAAGTTTCAGGTGCATAAGCATCTCCAAATGGATACTAGCACATTCATGAAGACTTTGCTTAGGACTTTAAATACCCCTTCTGGTTTCTTATAATGTCCATCTTCCAAAATCGATggtctgggggttttttttgttgtggtttttgtttctttttttttttttttttttaaatggctgtaaTTTGCATCATCAATGTCAAATAGCAGGCCAGACACTGATGTCGGATTTCCTCATCCAGATGTGATGCAAGGGTTTCTCcagcatttttaaattactaaGTATACTCTAACAATCTGAAATAACACATAGTCAGAGGATAGTCCTGTGCTACTAAACAGCCGGGAAGGACTcttattttacttgttttcttcctCAGGTTGGTCCTTGTATAGTCACTCTTAGCCCAGTTGCTTATAGTCTGTGCAGAATACTTCTTGCTCTATTTTGTGTTGGGTTACTGCCTTCTATAGCAACAGTTTCTAATTGCCTGCACAGTTCCAGCCAAGGGAGGTGCATTTGATAAACCATCTTTCAGGTGTGTATTCCCCATTACAGTCGGTCTTCAAGactggtttttttggttttctggggTGTTTTTGCCAGTGAGTTTTAACTAAAATATCCGTGTGGCCAAACCCTTAAAACAAGTAATCAGCATTGCCTTGGAATGTCGAGAAATCTTAGATCATGTACTTTTCTAGTTTGTCATTAATCATGTCAGCTGCATATCAGATGTGTAGATTCAGATTAATCTGTAATTATTAAGAGTTGATTAGCTATTAATTGATTCAGTGATAGCTGATATTTTGCTAATCGATTGATTGGTTAATGAACCGTTTTCTGTGTTTGAGAAGGCTTCTGTCCTGGCCGGTTTTGCTTTCATCCAGTGGTAGAGTATATTGATCCTGTTCTAGAGAAGTTTTTTGGGGTTAGGAACTCTCAacttttcagcaggaaaatacTGAGGTCAAATGCAATTAATTGCAGTAGCAGTAACATCTTGTAGAGACAGAGTGATTATTGTTTTAAAGGACGTATGCAGTATTATTTACTAATCTTCCAACCCAACCATccattgttctttttctttcagtttacatTTGCTAAAATATGGCTGCTGTATGCACAGTTTGAAATACGCCAGAAAAATCTTCCACTTGCCAGAAGAGCTTTGGTAAGCTTTTGTTAATTCCCTAATTGACTGTACTAACTAATAGTAACAAGGGAATAGCATTAAAAGATCTTAAATTGTCCTTTATAAATTGCTGGTTTAATCCACTTAAATAAAGCATCCGAGAAGTCTGCAGGGACCAGTATTTACTGTCATGTACAATTTAAAAAGGAGCATAGCTTGATACGATGAATTAGCCATGGGCGGAAATGAATGTAGCTTTCTCGTTTCAGCTGACAAAACACACATCTGAATACAGGAGTACCCAAATCAGCTTAGTGCACTTGGAAATTTTTAACAGCTGCTGGTTTGTTTAAACGATACTTGTACTAGCAAtagcattttgaaaagcattttaaataactaGGAGTTTTTGACTCTCAGAAACTAAGACTTCCTGAATAGAGCGTTTGAGTCCTAGCTACCAGTTTGCTGATAGAAGCAATCATGGGGACTTTGGGCAAGCTCAGGAGCTTCTGTGTAATATTCACTATGTGAATGTCAGCATGTCAGAGAGCAGTGGAGTACATTTTGGCAGCAAagccttttgaaattaaaaactttctttccctACGGTTCAGATATTCTAAATAAGCTCAGCTGATAGCATTAGAAATTTTGAGAGAAAGCTAATGTTGGTAATGGTTGAGGTGGTTTGACTTTAATGAGGAAACTGATGGGATTTCCATCAAACCTATGGCACACCAGTGATAAGAGCATAAACACGAATGGTGGTCTGTCACTGATACCGAACCAAGTTTGCCTGCAACGTGCTAGTAAAGCTTTGTCTCTTGAGCTGGATTCCTGCCCATAACCAGAACAAAAGGAGGGGTTAAGTCCCCTGTGAGGCTGTTACTGTCTCCCTGTAGGAGAAGACAACCATCCGTCCTGAAGTGTGCTGCTGTTCTAGCTTGGCTTAAGATACCATTGCTCAGCATTACCATAGTCACCAGTTGGCACCTTGCTTCTGGCCTTCTTGTTTTTAGGGGTAAATGTTTCAGGAGATTCTGGAAAGGCTGCTTTGGCCTGTCTGGAAATACAAAGTTTCCTCAGTTTCTTTTAGGCTTCTCTTCTGTTAgtctttttccctgttgtttaATTCCTTtgactggctttttttctttagtaggccacctttttcttgttttggaaaccaGATTTTGCTGCTGCAGCCATAATACTTTTTTGGACTGGACCTAGGTttggcaggcagtttctttctttcttttgccatGAGTTGACTTTGAACCACCTTCTTGGGAAGAAGTCTTCCTCCTGTCCTGAGGTGATGGTCCCGCATTGTCaccatgcagaagaaaaggtcCATCTTCTGATGCTGAAGCTCTCATCAGCATGCAGACAGCACCTTGCTCTGCCTTATTTTTGCTGTCTGCACATGGTGTGTGGATTCCTTGTTTTCCCAGGGTCTGAGAGATGCTGGGACTTGGAGACAGGAGATCAGCTGGAGTCTATGCTGCTTAAGAAAATTGTAGTGTATGTGGAAGAACTGAGCatattttgaaatagaaaaggcATTTGTAGACCTTGAGAGCCATAATGGTGACCAAATAGATGTTCCCAAGTGGTGGTTTCCTCCATTTATATTAAATGCCAAGATGATCAACGTGTAGGAAAGTTGTGCAGGAGAATTGTAGTAAGAGAGTTTGATCAGAATTAACTTAATTCACATTAGCTTGAAGGAACAGAGGCTGCAGCGCTTAATAAATAAGTTGTTTACAGAAGCGACTCCCAAGAGTGAAGCTCACTACATACCTGTCTCAGATGTTCCCATTCTTAACTGTTGCGATGATGAATAGCGGTGGTGGTCCAGGAGACAGTTTCTcttgatacaatttttttttataagatacTTGGGAACTACTTGCCTGGAAGACTGGTACAGACTGGTACTatgctttcttcagcttttgatGTCAGATGAAGTGCTCATTTGATGAGACAGGGTGAGTTTCAACTCATACTTTGTGGGGAATCCATGTTACGTGGAAGTGTAACAAGTTAGAAGGTTTTCTGCTTTCAGACTTCTTTCTTGATGTTTATGGATGCACGCTCATTTTGCAAACGTTGGTTGGATTTCATACTGGCTCTGACCAGTCTTAAGAAACAAACCagtcttaaaaaacaaactgctcaaaaattaattttagttcAAATACTGGAGAGTAAACAGATGTTTAgaaaatagtggggtttttttccttgcaagatCTTTtaagtggtttttggtttggttttttttttttgcttaacagGGGACATCCATAGGTAAATGTCCAAAAAACAAACTGTTTAAAGGTTATATTGAATTGGAGTTACAATTGCGAGAATTTGATCGTTGTCGAAAGCTGTATGAAAAATTCCTGGAGTTTGCACCAGAAAACTGCACATCGTGGATTAAATTTGCTGAACTTGAGACCATTCTTGGCGATATTGATAGAGCCCGTGCAATATATGAGTTGGCTATTGGCCAGCCGCGGCTAGACATGCCAGAGGTAAGGGGGAAGATAAACTTTACAGTTGGCACAATTTTAAGGTATTTATTACACAGTGTggctaattaaaatgtaaataatctaCCAGCTTGAACAGAACTGCTTACCATAGTGGCTTAGCCTGTGTCTCATTAATTTAGCATCTGTTTCTTGGCAGGGTATGCGGGACTATACAGCCCATGATAACACATGGTGGGGAGAAACACGCTTACAGGAGTCAGCTAAATGGATTATGTGCACAAGATTTAATATTGCTTAGTCTTAATCCCAGCTTGTACAGTCAATAAATACTCAGATCTCTGAAAGTCTTTTTCAGATAAATTTCACATTTATccatactccttttttttttttttttttcattatctcagTGTGCTGTGAACATAATGAGAGACTTCTCTTTTGCAGGTTCTTTGGAAATCCTACATTGACTTTGAAATTGAGCAAGAAGAGTATGAGAAAACAAGAAATCTTTACCGCAGATTACTTCAGCGGACGCAGCATGTTAAGGTATGTATGAGGACCTAGAACACAGAATTTTTCTTGAATCTGGTCCACGGTGCAGAAGAGGCCTTCACTGCTTTGGTTGTCTGGCTTCTTCACATCAGCAGTGAACCTAAGTTCAGTCCTGTGCCATGAAGAGGGGAAAGACATTTCTACATTATAAATGACAACAGGTGTATCATACATGAAAGAAAGCTTTGCAGAAGGTTTCCAAGCAGCCCTCTTCCTTCTGAGTAGCTTTGGAATTTTAGTTGGAAAAAAATTGCAAGGTAAAAATAGTTGTGATTTTTCCAGTGTGGTTTAGTGCTGTAATTTGATAAAATTCAGACAGATTTATGTTGATTCGAAACAACCACAAGATCTTTGTCAGTGTAGCTTATATTAATATTCGCTCTtgccaaaataaagcaaatctcACACATGGGAAACAAACACAAGTTTTCTAGGGATCTGCTTATGAAAAAGTACTTTAGACTTGCATTGACATTTGCTTTTTTGGCTGCCTCATATTTTGAAACTATCACTTAGCTATCGGACTTCAGAATGGAGGTTTCAGCTGGGTTTTGATTTGCTTTCACCACAGGTATGGATCAGCTTTGCACAGTTTGAGCTatctgcagggagggaggagagttTGTCAAGATGCCGGCAGATTTACGAAGAGGCTAATAAGGCAATGCGAAACTgtgaggagaaagaggagagagtcATGCTTCTGGAATCCTGGAGAAACTTCGAAGAGGAGTTTGGAACTGATGCCACTAAAGAGAGGATAGATAAACTTAtgcctgaaaaaataaagaagaggagaaaactgcAGGCTGAAGACGGGGTAAGAGACAAAATTATGCAAGTGGTCACTTTGAATCCTTGGTGGCTCTGTGCTGGGGTTTGGTACTAGATGCTACAAGTGCATACCAGTTTTActgcagtaatttaaaaaaaaagtgttggccTGAAACGCATGCTGCTGAACTCCCTGCTCTTCAAGCAGTGTTTGTTTCTTAACTTTGTTTGGGACAGGCTATTCATCAAATCTGCCTGCTCATTATGCACAGGAGTAGTAGTACTGTCTTACAGCCATTCAGCTCATTGGTTTCAGCTGGTTTTCAGCTGCTATGGATGGTCTAACaaacattgattttaattttatctCACTATTATGCTTATTAGAAGCACCTTTTAATAGTTAACACTAACATGCAAATTAAACCtgctttgtggtatttttttttccctagtctgATGCTGGCTGGGAGGAATACTATGATTATATTTTCCCGGAAGATACTGCCAATCAGCCTAATCTCAAACTACTTGCTATGGCTAAACTCTGGAAGAAACAGCAACAGGAGAGTGAAGCTGCAGAGATGGATCCAGACAAAGACATTGACGAAAGCCAGTCTTAATGCATTGCCTTTCCCCGCCCCTTTTCTTGGGTATTGTACAGTATTTTCATTGGtgacaaataaatgtatttgaagaGTTTTACTATTACTGACTTGAGATGTttttcatttgggggggggggggcgggaaaagCACCATATTGTAGTCGATTCCCTCTAACAGTCTGTTGATTTCCAACAATTAAAAGCAGGGGTCGTGGGGCAAGTGCAGGCGTCTGCAGCGGTTGCCAGTGGTCTGAGAACTGGGAGAACTGGACAGAAGCTTTGTTTTTAGCACAAGACCCACTCTTCTAAGGCTCCTACAAACTATCACAGTACTGCTTAAGGATATTAACACGCCAGGACAGTAGATGTACTTTCTTTAATGAGAGATGTCTCTACCCTTCCTGATTGTTTTTTTCCGGTAAATCTGTATGGATCACGAGGATAGCTGAAAACAATAAATCCTATTGACTGCAACCTGTTCAACTTCTATCCAAGTAAGCTTTTATCCCAGAAAACTATTTAGAAGGGAAAATAATAGAAGTTAAATATACTGAAACTAGTGCCTAGAAGACAAATCTGTAGAAATTACTACCACCCACTTAGtctgtgttttaatatttcagtCTCTTGGCAGTGTATTTTGTAGTAAATAATCTGTTGGGAAGTGAAGTAGAAGCAGTTTAAGTAAGCTTCTCAATGTTTTGTATttcatggggggggggaaaatgaGCCTAAGCTTTCTCATCCATGAGTTcttggggggagcggggggaggagcCTTTCTGTCCGCTTGTGTGGGCTGGTTCCCCGGTCCAAGGGAAGTCAAGCAGTTTGCCCTTgcactggggagggcagggatcGCTGCCCCAGGGCTTGGTCATGTGTCTGGGGACCTTGCCCACCAGGAAGAATGgtgatttctaagaaaaaaaaaaaaaaaaaaaaaaaagagtgtgccACAATAACCACCAGAGCTATGAGTCAGGCCTTAAACAAAGCTGCTGTTGACTAAAGACTGGGCAGTTACTACAGTTCTGGTCACATCTGGCCTGTCCAGCTGTGGACAGAGTAGCTGGTCAGCCTGGGGCTTATCCTTTGTACCAGCCAGGCTTGTCTGCAGCTGGAAATGCTTCCCTGTGGTCAGAAACCAGATCCTCACTCCACCATCTCATCATCCTCGCTGGGCTGATGCTTTTGAGCTTCTCCCTTTTGCCTGGTGAGGGGCAGGGTGACCATGCAGGGGAGGCCCAGAAAGGTCAAGTAGGACTTTGTAGCCCTGGAGGGGTGGTCAAGGGTGTGGGGGCCCAAGTGGATCCTGCCAATGAGGGAAAGGGCTTGAGGAGGAGCGGAAGGGGTTGCAGGTGAGAGTCTGCTTGTGCAGCTGGCGCCAATGAGTGCGATTGGGCTTTTACCACCGGAGCTCTCTTGAGGGGgagagatgggatccacctgGCCAAGGAGAGCAAGAGGGGCTGGCCAATCTGCCCAGAAGGCTTTAAATTGGGAATGAGGGGGTAGGGGTGATgactgggggggagggaggagcagtgGGCTGGGTTGGCAGGACAGGGTATGGGGATAAATGACCACGAATTGgaggactggatgatctccagaagtgccttccaacccctaccattctgtgaaattCAGAGCAGGAGGACTTCAAGGGTGTGCCTGTGGGCAGAGGAGTGCCAGGAGGGCAGCATTAGGGGCAAAGCTCTTGCTCTTTTCTTAGGAAATCTGCGGGAGTGGGTGCCTGCCTGGAGCacctgggaccagtgctgtttggGCAATGCACGGCTCCATCTGGTAAGTCCTTCCTGATTTGTCCCATGTTCGTTCATCTTGTCAacttggctggctggctggcaagaaaaaaaaatcactttactGGTGAGGACCGTCCTTGATCACTTGCTAACTATTGTTCTTCCAAGTTcaaaaacattttgggttttttttcgagCCAGCTGTGTTAGTTATACCTTCTATTTTAAAGCTTGATTATTTTATGGGTTTCATTCATAACAGCAGTGCAACTGGTTGCTGTAATATGACTGTATGCTGTACTAATTGATCTTCCTCCCTAAATTCTCCCAAAATCCTGCATGGTAAGGTAGTGCTGTTTTATCATGACAACTGAGTGTCGTGTGATAAAAATCTAGCTTATTTAAGTTTATAGCAGCTTTTATGCCTTCTGGGCTCTAAGTTTGCCAGCGCCTtggtggtttggggagggggttTTGCggtgccttcccacccccccgccttttattttttttttgccccctaaTGGGAGGGCATCGTTGCAATCCCGGCGCATCCCAGCAAGGATGCGCTGagctccctccccgccgggcACCAGGCGGCGGCAGAgccgctcctgcctgctcctgcccgctcctcGGCCTTCATCCCCGCAGAGGATGGGGAATTCGGGGGACCTTGTGGGTCCCGCCCACCTTGGAGCATCCCGCAAATTGCCTTGGTGGTCCGATGGGAACAGCTGAAGAGGTATCTCTTCCGCAGCACGTTTTCCTTGGAATTGTGAATTGCTGCACGCCGGCGGAAAAAATGAAATGATGTACATTAAAAGGGAGACCAGGAGAGAGAGGGTCTGCAGGGCAGTGGCAGACAAAAATCGAAACCAGCAGCGCTACGGCGACAGCAGATTCATCTTGAGCTGTCTTTGCTGAGAGCAAGTAGAAGTCGAAGGAAGAACATCTGGTAAAAATAGGAGTGAGCTGATCCTCGCGCTAATGTAGCAAATAAAGCGTTGGGTGCTTGCAGTCGTTTGGACTTGGGTGCagtctcccttttttcctcaatGTCTGAAAAAATCCTGGAAGAACACTGGTAGGTTAGGTAGGGATTTCCTTCTGCTGGAGAAGGCATCAGGGAAAAGCAGTAGAGAAGAAGGGTTGGGGGGTGGTGAGTGTCACGGAATTGTTTTTAGCACAGGAATCTTAACTTGTCTTTCTGGGGATTCCTGTCTCTCTCCTGGATTTTCAAGGTTAAAGACGTTTTTCCATGAGGCTCAGGACCAGGGTCCGCTGGCACCCACTGCACAGCACAAGTCCCTGTTTATGGTCCTCATCTCCATCTCCCTAGTGCGGGTCTTGACGAAATAGCGAGACCCGTCCGagcctgctccccatccctgtgtttGCCCTGGAACGGCAAACCCTCCGAGGTCTCCATCTTCTCGCTTTTCTTCTCTAGGTTTCCCAGGGCTATTTTGCATTTAGCTGCTCTGAATTTGGATCCTTGAGATCCGGTTTTGTCTGTTTGAACCCCGAAACACCAGCAACGAGCGATCTGGACTGCCACGCTGAATGCTGCGTCTCTAGTAGTAAAACCGTTCCGCCCTTCAGAGCACTAATGAGACGTACAGGTTTAATTGATTTCTCAGGTCACAGCCGTGTTTCCAcctcatttctctcccttttccccctgttaGAAGCTCATCTTGGAAAAGGCAAATAGGAGGTTTTTTATTCCATAACAAGCTAGGCAAAATTTATCCGCTAACGCAACTTGTACAGCCAGATGCTGCTGTGGTCAAAGCATGGACCTCTGTCTCTCTTTGACATTGCACACAAACACAGGGATGACTGTGTATGTATCTAACGTCTTGCAAGTTTTATTAGAAATTGCTTCAAGGCGTTCTCGACGCGTAAACTCTGCGTTTGTACAAACGGCTTGGTTACAGCAGGGTTTGACATCTCTTGAGGTTTGATTACATCTAAGGTGGTGGAAAAATGCGAAACGTGTGGGCTGCTATGCCGAGCTCGCAGTATCACAAACGTACAGCCGCAGCGGGCGCCGGTGTTTGCCTTTTTAGGCTCCTTCCCGTTCAGTGTCCTGAAGCTTCGGGGAGGGCTCCTGAGGGTTTTGTCCTTGTGGGTCTGACATGGCGCTGGTCCCGCTGGGAGCTGTGGCTGCGGTGGTGGCCACAGATCCGTACCCACCTCCCAGCAGTGCTCTCGGAGGCGATGGAATGGAAGTACCCCGAGCTGGGATGTGCCTGGGTGCCTCACTGTAGCCCTGCCTGCCTCTGGGTCTCCTGCCACCCAGACAGTATCCCTGCGCTCCCTCCTGGCAGCCTCATGGAGGAATGAGAGGCCCAGAGGCCCCGGGAGGGGAAAGGGGCTCTCTTACTTTTGGAGTGGTTAAAGAACACAGATTTCCGTTCTGTTTTCCCTTGGAAAATGTGAGGCACCTGTAAAGCAGACACTTTCTGCCAGGGATCTTATGCTCTCCAAGAGTACTCATCCAGACTTACCCTTCGGTTACAGTGAGCACAAAGCTTAAGCATTTTTTCCAACAATTTTAGCATTAATTTTTTGCATACTTCAGAAGTTGGGGTGCCAAGCTTAATAAGGCTCAGTTTTccgggtatttttttttttttggtagtcgtggtagtttttttcctccccccaggcTTCTCAGTGCTGAAATGGGATTGAACCTGGTCTGCCAGCACCTTCTCAGGTCTTGAAGTAGATGTTGGCTTAACCGGTAGGAAATGGCATCTGGCAGCAATCCAGACTGGGATCTTGGTCAGGGCAGTAACGGGGAAGGTCCTTGCGGGGCCAGGTCCCACTGGGCACGGGGAATCTCTGTTGGAGTGACACAGCAAGCCCAGAGCGGGCCAATGCTCGGTTGGTGTGTTGAGGTGAGGCATTTCTTGCCAATTAGTGATGCTGCTCCTTCTTACGGATtgtaaatttccattttttttaattttttttttattttattagcagcACAGAAGCCAGCTGTGCTGGAGGACCCCCTGCTCCGCAGCAGCGTTTGCGCTGACTGCCCTGGGTGCCGCTGTGCTTTACCCCTGTCCTGGAATTCCTGACTTCCGTAGCGTTTTTTTTTGCGACACGGTGAACAAAAGCAAACTCGCTGTTCCTGGTTTCACCTGTGTTTGGCACTGGCCCTTCCAGGttttcccctgcctcccccttcttTCCCTACGAGAGGAATGCTTCTGACACCCAGCGGGCTGCTCGGTACTTTGCTGTGCTCTGAAGGACGAGGctgaaacaaaatgttaatgTGCACGTCAGAAAGCGGTGCCGAATTAAATTAGAGCGTACATCAAGAAACCGAGGACCTGGCTCTGTTAGGGGCTATATTGTCATCTGCCTTCTCCCTGACGGGGAAGTATGCTGTCAGCAGTGTTGCCTCGTGTCCTTCTGGAGCATCCCTGTCTCCCGCAATGCTCCCGAGCACTGGCCCCGGCACGGAGATGCTTCCCCCGCACCTATAGAACTGTCCCCTCCGCAGAGCGAAATGCGGCCGCGGCTGTCTCCCATGGGGCTCTTGA
This window encodes:
- the CRNKL1 gene encoding crooked neck-like protein 1, with amino-acid sequence MASTAAGKQRIPKVAKVKNKAPAEVQITAEQLLREAKERELELLPPPPQQKITDVEELNDYKLRKRKTFEDNIRKNRTVISNWIKYAQWEESLKEIQRARSIYERALDVDYRNVTLWLKYAEMEMKNRQVNHARNIWDRAITTLPRVNQFWYKYTYMEEMLGNVAGSRQVFERWMEWQPEEQAWHSYINFELRYKEVDRARTIYERFVIVHPDVKNWIKYARFEEKHSYFAHARKVYERAVEFFGEEHMDEHLYVAFAKFEENQKEFERVRVIYKYALDRIPKQDAQNLFKNYTIFEKKFGDRRGIEDIIVSKRRFQYEEEVKANPHNYDAWFDYLRLVESDTDAETVREVYERAIANVPPIQEKRHWKRYIYLWINYALYEELEAKDGERTRQVYQACIELIPHKKFTFAKIWLLYAQFEIRQKNLPLARRALGTSIGKCPKNKLFKGYIELELQLREFDRCRKLYEKFLEFAPENCTSWIKFAELETILGDIDRARAIYELAIGQPRLDMPEVLWKSYIDFEIEQEEYEKTRNLYRRLLQRTQHVKVWISFAQFELSAGREESLSRCRQIYEEANKAMRNCEEKEERVMLLESWRNFEEEFGTDATKERIDKLMPEKIKKRRKLQAEDGSDAGWEEYYDYIFPEDTANQPNLKLLAMAKLWKKQQQESEAAEMDPDKDIDESQS